Within Paenibacillus albicereus, the genomic segment TCAGCGCCTTGCGGAAGCCCTCCGGATGGGGGCTGCCGAAGAAGCGGGCGATGTTGTCCTTGGTATCCTTGCCGCGCTGGTGGCCGATGACAGTGACCGGCATGCCGTTCAGCTTGGCGAGGCCGCCGACGATCGCCAGATCGTCCGCGAACAGCCGGTCGCCGTGCAGCTCCAGGAAGTCGGTGAAGATCGCCTGGATGAAGTCGAGCGACGTCGGCCGCTGGTGATGGCGGGCCAGATGCATCTTCTCGGCTGCGCCGAGCTCATTGTAGAGCTCCTCCTCCAGCTGGCGGCAGCGCGCCTCCAGCCGGGCGATCTCGTCGCTGAAGTCGATGCCCTTGCCTTGGCTCAGCCCCTTCAGCTCCTCGATCTTGCGCCTCAGGTCGCCAAGCGGCTTTTCGAAAGGCAGTTCACCCGCCATAACCCGTCTCCTCCTTCACGGCATGCATGTCGAGCAGACGCGTCAGCGTGGACTTCATGTCCTTGCGGTGCACGACGCGGTCGAGCTGGCCATGCTGCAGGTTGAATTCCGCGGTCTGGAAGTTGTCCGGCAGCTTCTGGCGGATCGTCTGCTCGATGACGATGCGGCCGGCGAAGCCGATGAGCGCTCCCGGCTCGGCCAGGTTGTAGTCGCCGAGCGAGGCGAAGCTCGCCGTCACGCCGCCCGTCGTCGGATCGGTCATGACGGAGATGTACAGGCCGCCCTCGCTCTGGAACTTGGCGAGCGCGGCGCTCGTCTTGGCCATCTGCATGAGGCTCAGGATGCTCTCCTGCATGCGCGCGCCGCCCGAGGTCGAGAAGATGAGCAGCGGCAGCTTGCGCAGCCGCGCCTGCTCGATCGCCCTCGTAATCTTTTCGCCGACGACGGAGCCCATGCTGCCGCTGAAGAAGTCGAAGCTCATGACGGCGACGACGACCGGGAATCCGCCGATCGCGCCCTCGCCCGTGACGACGGCGTCGTTCAGGCCCGAGTTCTTCTTCTGGGCTTCGAGCTTCGAGGCGTAGCCGGGGAATTCCAGCGGATCTTCGGAAATCATGCCGTGGTCGAATTCAGACAAACGTCCGTCATCGAGCGTCATTCCGATGCGCTCCCAGGCGCTCAGGCGGAAATGATGCCCGCAGGACGGACATACTTTGTGGTTCTTGTCCAACTCCTTGGAGAATTGGATCGCCGCGCATTTGGGACATTTGTTCATCAAGCCTTCGGGAATGTCCCGCTTCGGCCTCTCCTGCTTGTCCCCGCGTTCCCTTTCGGAAGGCACGGTGGCGTATTTTCGTTTATGGAACAGGTCCTTGAACACAAGTGACACCTCTCAAGACGCTAAGTATAGTCGGGCCGGCGATCAGGAATGGAGAATGGACGTCAGCACTTCCTGGACTTCATCCAGTTCTCCGGACGGCACGAGGATCTCGTACTGCTGCTTGGACATGTTGATGGGTCTTGTCTGGACGAGGAACCCCTCTTCGGTAAGCCTTCGTTTGATGCTCTCCGCGATCTTCGCCGTCGGCGCGATGTAGATGACCGTCCACATGAAAGGTACCTCCTGATATCCCGGAAACAGGTCACATGATCTCACAATCATAGCATAGGAGAACTTTTGCTAGCAAGAAAGGCCTAGGCCATTCCGGGTCGAAAGCCCGCCCGGGAGCGCCGCCCGGCTGACGGCCTCGCGGAGGGAAGCGGAAGCGGCCGGCCTGTCCGCCGACGTGCCGGAAAGCTCGCTGCAGGAACGATTCGCTCCCGCAGCCGCCGAATCCTGCACGCCTCTCAGGCTTTCGTGCCGTCCTCGCTATAGTCTGTCGCCCTCGGGTCCTGATGCGCGATCCGGGCCGATGCCGCCGCAGCCAGTCCGGCTACGAGATCGTCGAGAAACACGTGGATCTCGCCCGTGGACTTGTCGTTGAGCCGGCTGATGATGCCGGGCTTCACCTTGTCCAGGTAGCCGAAGCTGGTCAAGCCGATCATGCCGTACACGTGCGTGATGCCCATCGCCAGCGTCTCGTCGACGCCGTACAGCGATTCGTCCTTCTCCATGATGCGCTGCAGCGGAGCCGGCAGCAGCCGCTTCTCCGCCAGCTCGTCGAGCGCGATGCCCGTGCAGAGCACATATTGGACTTCGCGCTTGCCGAGCACCGTGCGCACGCTGTCCACACATTCTTCTATCGTGAGGTCAGGGTTATAGGGAAGCTGCAAGGAATGGACGATTTCCGCGACATCCGCTACCGTGACTCCGCGCCTCTCCAGCCAGCGCTCCAATTCAACGTTCATCCGCATTCCTCCCGCTTGGCCAAGGTGCCGGAGCTGTCCCTCCGGGGAACGGGACAGGCCCCGGCGCTTGCGCCGCAGCGCCGTCGCGCGGCGCAGGCAGCCTTAGAGGGACGCGGCCGATCCGCCCCCCTCGCGCCTGCCGACTCCGCCGCCCGAGGCGTTCCGGCTCGCAGCCTAGGGCTGCTGTGCTTCCTACTCTATGCTCCTGTCCCGCGAAATGTTCCGGAAAAATAGAGCCTGAAAGAGGCCGAGGCTGACCGGAAGCCGATCCGGACATGCTAAGGTCAAGGAGGATGATTGCCATGCCGCAACTGCCGGAAGATTTGACTTTG encodes:
- a CDS encoding phosphatidylglycerophosphatase A family protein, with protein sequence MNVELERWLERRGVTVADVAEIVHSLQLPYNPDLTIEECVDSVRTVLGKREVQYVLCTGIALDELAEKRLLPAPLQRIMEKDESLYGVDETLAMGITHVYGMIGLTSFGYLDKVKPGIISRLNDKSTGEIHVFLDDLVAGLAAAASARIAHQDPRATDYSEDGTKA
- a CDS encoding glutamate decarboxylase; this encodes MWTVIYIAPTAKIAESIKRRLTEEGFLVQTRPINMSKQQYEILVPSGELDEVQEVLTSILHS
- the accD gene encoding acetyl-CoA carboxylase, carboxyltransferase subunit beta; translation: MFKDLFHKRKYATVPSERERGDKQERPKRDIPEGLMNKCPKCAAIQFSKELDKNHKVCPSCGHHFRLSAWERIGMTLDDGRLSEFDHGMISEDPLEFPGYASKLEAQKKNSGLNDAVVTGEGAIGGFPVVVAVMSFDFFSGSMGSVVGEKITRAIEQARLRKLPLLIFSTSGGARMQESILSLMQMAKTSAALAKFQSEGGLYISVMTDPTTGGVTASFASLGDYNLAEPGALIGFAGRIVIEQTIRQKLPDNFQTAEFNLQHGQLDRVVHRKDMKSTLTRLLDMHAVKEETGYGG